A stretch of the Marinomonas maritima genome encodes the following:
- a CDS encoding MATE family efflux transporter, protein MAWPPMISNITTPLLGLVDTAVVGHLGTATHLGAVAIGASVFSFLFWAFGFLRMGSTGLTAQALGQGDDRRVRELLLQSILMGIFIGLMLILFRAPLIDLFIHLMAPSADVEPWARIYCEARIFSAPAVLAGYALMGWFFGVQYSKGALWMLLVINVANMALDYFAVYGLGMASDGVAWATVFAHYIGVIVAGILAWHKLKGFSGHVPMRALAQWREYVALVQVNRYLFVRTILLLLVMLFFTAQGARQGDSILAANAVLLTFLMIISNALDGFAFSVEALCGEYYGRKDKANFKKVIQLSTYWALLAALILMFIFWIFGNQIIGLLTSVQSVRDDAALYLPWLIFFPLLGIWSFMLDGIFIGTTSVKQMQNTMIICVLGVFFPVWYFSQHLGNEGLGNHGLWLSLAVLFIARAITLYWCYLQNMKKGVWFKNQ, encoded by the coding sequence ATGGCATGGCCACCGATGATTTCAAATATCACAACACCCCTACTTGGTTTGGTTGATACGGCGGTCGTTGGACACTTGGGAACGGCAACACATCTTGGCGCTGTTGCGATTGGAGCAAGTGTTTTCAGCTTCTTATTTTGGGCGTTTGGTTTTTTGCGGATGGGCTCGACGGGGTTGACGGCTCAAGCTCTGGGCCAAGGCGATGATAGACGGGTTCGTGAGCTGTTGTTACAGTCGATTTTAATGGGCATTTTCATCGGTTTAATGTTGATACTGTTTCGTGCCCCTTTGATCGATCTTTTTATTCATTTGATGGCGCCCAGTGCGGATGTTGAACCTTGGGCACGCATTTATTGTGAAGCACGAATTTTCAGTGCGCCAGCGGTATTAGCAGGCTATGCCTTAATGGGTTGGTTTTTTGGCGTACAGTATTCCAAGGGCGCGCTGTGGATGTTGCTGGTGATCAACGTCGCTAACATGGCGCTCGATTATTTTGCCGTTTACGGTTTAGGAATGGCCAGTGACGGCGTAGCGTGGGCGACGGTTTTTGCGCATTACATCGGTGTGATAGTTGCGGGCATTTTAGCGTGGCATAAGCTGAAAGGTTTCTCGGGTCATGTACCCATGCGAGCGTTGGCGCAGTGGCGTGAATATGTAGCGCTGGTGCAAGTAAATCGTTATTTGTTTGTGCGCACTATTCTCTTGTTGCTGGTGATGTTGTTTTTTACCGCTCAGGGCGCGCGCCAAGGCGATTCCATTCTTGCCGCCAATGCCGTTTTACTGACTTTTTTGATGATCATCTCGAATGCGTTAGATGGCTTTGCGTTTTCTGTGGAAGCCTTGTGTGGTGAATATTATGGCCGTAAAGACAAGGCCAACTTTAAGAAAGTGATTCAGCTTTCAACCTATTGGGCTTTGTTGGCGGCTTTGATTTTGATGTTCATTTTCTGGATTTTTGGTAATCAAATCATTGGCTTATTGACGAGTGTTCAAAGCGTCCGTGACGACGCCGCACTGTACCTACCTTGGCTGATTTTCTTTCCACTGTTGGGTATTTGGTCGTTTATGTTGGATGGCATCTTCATCGGTACAACCAGCGTAAAACAAATGCAAAATACCATGATTATCTGTGTTCTCGGTGTTTTCTTTCCTGTTTGGTACTTCTCTCAACATCTTGGTAATGAAGGCCTAGGCAATCATGGTTTATGGCTTAGCCTTGCTGTGTTGTTCATTGCTAGAGCGATCACGCTATATTGGTGTTATTTACAAAATATGAAGAAAGGCGTGTGGTTTAAAAACCAGTAA
- a CDS encoding GntR family transcriptional regulator produces MESNHFGRVKQPKISDIIMKELESMIVEGSFTAGQKLPAERELAARFDVSRPSLREAIQKLIARGVLFSRHGGGTYVSEQLGSSFADPLQDLLCAHDEFLYDQLEFRDALESLAAYYAALRSTNTDKDKLTQCFTQLVEANQNQAFALEAKLDVEFHMIIAEAAHNVVLLHTLRSLHAMLAKSISSNLKNLFEKKAARQRVMEQHTHLYQAIMEGKAEEARAAAHTHLVFVEDNLLKMRQEETRIQRSLRRNEHQNPR; encoded by the coding sequence ATGGAATCCAATCACTTTGGTCGTGTTAAACAACCCAAAATCTCCGACATCATCATGAAAGAACTCGAAAGCATGATCGTAGAAGGCAGTTTCACGGCAGGGCAAAAACTCCCAGCAGAGCGTGAACTGGCCGCACGATTTGACGTGTCACGTCCGTCATTACGAGAAGCCATTCAAAAGCTGATCGCTCGCGGCGTATTATTCAGTCGTCATGGCGGCGGAACCTATGTTTCAGAACAACTTGGTAGTTCTTTTGCCGATCCGCTGCAAGATTTACTCTGCGCCCACGACGAGTTCTTATACGACCAATTAGAGTTTCGTGACGCATTGGAAAGCCTTGCCGCTTATTACGCCGCATTGCGAAGCACCAACACCGATAAAGACAAACTCACACAGTGCTTTACTCAGCTGGTAGAAGCCAACCAAAACCAAGCTTTCGCGCTGGAGGCCAAGCTCGACGTAGAGTTTCACATGATCATTGCCGAAGCGGCTCATAATGTGGTCTTGTTACACACGCTACGCAGTCTGCACGCTATGTTAGCAAAAAGTATTTCGAGTAATTTAAAGAATTTATTCGAGAAAAAAGCCGCACGGCAGCGTGTTATGGAGCAGCACACTCACCTTTATCAAGCCATCATGGAAGGTAAAGCAGAAGAGGCGAGAGCCGCCGCTCACACACACTTGGTATTTGTGGAAGATAACTTACTTAAAATGCGCCAAGAAGAAACACGGATACAGCGCTCGCTACGAAGAAACGAGCACCAAAATCCGCGTTGA